Proteins co-encoded in one Spirosoma endbachense genomic window:
- a CDS encoding DUF3127 domain-containing protein: MALELIGKLIKVLPEVTGQGKNGAWNKQEFVIETLDSQYPKKVCLTAWGDKANDLKQFADGDTLKATFSAESREYNDRWYTELRAFRIEVAEGDSGYSAPPAPARSAQPQQARPAAQNQPAAMPFNTTFDDESNDLPF; this comes from the coding sequence ATGGCGCTCGAACTAATAGGAAAACTTATAAAAGTATTGCCCGAAGTGACTGGACAAGGCAAAAACGGTGCATGGAACAAGCAGGAATTTGTGATTGAAACGCTTGATAGCCAGTATCCTAAAAAAGTGTGTCTGACAGCCTGGGGCGATAAAGCCAATGACCTGAAACAGTTTGCCGATGGTGACACGCTGAAAGCAACATTTAGTGCCGAGTCGCGTGAGTATAATGACCGCTGGTATACCGAACTTCGTGCCTTTCGGATTGAAGTGGCCGAAGGCGATAGCGGTTATTCGGCACCACCAGCACCGGCGCGGTCGGCGCAACCCCAGCAGGCGCGTCCGGCTGCTCAGAACCAACCAGCTGCTATGCCTTTCAACACAACATTTGACGATGAAAGCAATGATTTGCCTTTCTGA
- a CDS encoding SDR family oxidoreductase: MKDKVVLITGASSGIGRALAFAFGREGASIVICARKADALQEVSTDLQQAGISVLSLIADVSKESDVQQLIEQTIARFGRLDILINNAGISMRSMLIDTDPAVIQKVMDINFMGTVYATRYALPYILKTKGSIVGISSIAGYRGLPVRSGYSASKFAMNGFLEAVRTELLHSGVHVLTACPGFTASNIRVSALDAHGQAKGETMRDESSMMSAEECADHILRAVKSRKRELILTTQGKFTVFINKWLPALADKLVFNTLAKEKDSPLKK; the protein is encoded by the coding sequence ATGAAGGATAAAGTAGTTCTCATTACAGGGGCATCGTCGGGAATTGGCCGTGCGCTTGCGTTTGCGTTTGGCCGCGAAGGAGCCAGTATTGTTATCTGTGCCCGTAAAGCGGATGCACTTCAGGAAGTTAGTACCGACTTGCAACAGGCTGGCATCTCTGTACTATCGCTCATTGCCGATGTTAGCAAGGAATCTGATGTTCAACAGCTCATCGAACAGACCATTGCCCGATTTGGTCGCCTGGACATACTCATCAATAATGCAGGGATTTCAATGCGTTCCATGCTGATTGACACGGATCCGGCAGTAATCCAGAAAGTGATGGACATAAACTTTATGGGCACCGTTTATGCCACTCGATACGCACTCCCTTACATTCTGAAAACGAAGGGATCTATTGTTGGTATTTCGTCCATTGCCGGTTACCGTGGACTTCCTGTGCGGAGTGGTTATTCAGCCTCAAAATTCGCGATGAATGGCTTTCTAGAGGCCGTACGAACGGAGTTGCTGCATTCCGGAGTTCACGTTTTAACAGCCTGTCCTGGCTTCACAGCATCTAACATTCGTGTTTCAGCTCTTGATGCCCACGGCCAGGCAAAAGGCGAAACCATGCGTGACGAAAGCAGTATGATGAGTGCCGAAGAGTGTGCCGACCACATTCTGCGGGCCGTAAAATCCCGTAAACGCGAACTCATCCTGACAACACAAGGGAAATTTACCGTTTTCATAAATAAATGGCTTCCCGCCCTCGCCGATAAACTCGTGTTCAACACGCTGGCCAAAGAGAAAGATTCACCGCTAAAGAAATGA
- a CDS encoding gliding motility-associated C-terminal domain-containing protein yields MVHLYRRRLLMMGIISLLLIVSGVVRATHIVGGELELRYLGPQSAYSHRINLNLYFDDVNGDQGADDGRVSVGVFSKRTNELLGYVPLNRVSSEYVPYTNNSCQTAMLRTRLIRHTLDINLDPNVFNDPGGYYLSWERCCRNSSIVNLQNPGDAGSTFYLEFPALSTKNSSPVFTVPKGDYACIGQPFSLDFSAKDADGDSLSYTIVTPFNGFSNRATPNPGALNQLNNPIFYPGPYPPVTWIAGVSVANEIPGTQPLQVNARTGLLTVTPNRVGLHVFSVQVDEFRKGVRIGRVRRDYQVLVVDCPKNDPPKLLFRPEGQAKFYTQGTVLTIAEKDTNCLDLYVTDPNPNQRIRIVNMSGSLPGLTLAPGDLFTRSTSDTLRTKFCFGRCVGGNGQPFTLLIRATDEGCPQGLSDTISIRLNIIPSPNNKPVATTDLPRNKGNATVGSSLTFTAFGNDIDNDNITIQAVGRGFTLAQAGMTFGSASGVGKVAQPFTWKPSCTDATRSEYIVDFIVTDTRCNRNLRDTVTVNLAAVGLPSKPPTVRTTLSQQVVELSVGPKDSVSSTFTVIGDDPDRDTIRLMAVGRGFDYKAMGMNFTDKTGPVALQSLFGWKPTCELMAGKSEATFVVDFIADDRSCQPKHTDTTTVIFHVKDPSVVADIKVPNVFTPNGDGYNDFFAVNGLPENSCAEQFNKVDITNRYGRTVFTSSDPKFRWLGTNDPAGTYYYLIQTTTRTFKGPLTLIR; encoded by the coding sequence ATGGTGCATCTATACCGTAGACGCTTGTTGATGATGGGGATAATCAGTTTGTTGCTGATTGTCAGTGGGGTTGTACGCGCTACGCATATCGTTGGAGGTGAATTAGAACTACGTTATCTCGGTCCGCAGAGTGCCTATTCTCACCGAATTAATTTAAATCTTTATTTTGACGATGTGAATGGCGACCAGGGGGCCGATGATGGGCGCGTATCGGTCGGTGTTTTTTCGAAACGCACGAACGAACTTTTAGGGTATGTGCCACTCAATCGGGTGAGCAGCGAGTATGTCCCTTACACAAATAACAGCTGTCAGACGGCGATGCTGCGAACCCGGCTCATTCGGCACACACTGGATATCAATCTTGATCCGAATGTTTTTAACGATCCGGGTGGCTATTATTTATCGTGGGAACGATGCTGCCGCAACAGCAGCATTGTTAATTTGCAAAATCCCGGCGATGCGGGGTCAACCTTCTACCTGGAATTCCCCGCTCTGTCTACCAAAAATTCATCCCCGGTTTTTACTGTTCCTAAAGGGGATTATGCCTGCATAGGTCAGCCATTTAGCCTTGACTTTAGCGCCAAAGATGCGGATGGTGACAGTCTGAGTTATACCATCGTCACGCCTTTCAATGGATTTAGCAACCGTGCCACGCCTAACCCTGGTGCGTTAAACCAGCTCAACAATCCAATTTTCTATCCGGGGCCCTACCCGCCCGTAACCTGGATCGCGGGCGTTTCGGTTGCGAATGAAATTCCCGGCACTCAGCCACTTCAGGTCAATGCCCGCACCGGACTCTTAACAGTAACACCCAATCGCGTGGGGCTCCATGTGTTTTCGGTGCAGGTAGATGAATTTCGAAAAGGAGTTCGGATTGGGCGCGTCCGTCGCGATTATCAGGTATTGGTGGTAGACTGTCCTAAAAACGATCCGCCAAAGCTACTCTTCAGGCCAGAAGGACAGGCAAAGTTCTATACACAGGGCACCGTGCTGACGATTGCCGAAAAAGACACCAATTGTCTTGACCTGTATGTTACCGATCCAAATCCCAACCAACGCATTCGGATTGTCAATATGAGCGGGTCGCTGCCCGGTCTCACTCTGGCTCCGGGCGATCTGTTTACCCGAAGTACGAGCGATACCCTTCGAACCAAATTCTGTTTTGGGCGTTGCGTCGGTGGAAATGGTCAGCCCTTTACGCTATTGATCCGGGCCACCGATGAAGGTTGTCCACAAGGGTTGAGCGATACAATCAGCATCCGGCTGAACATTATTCCTTCGCCGAATAATAAACCGGTTGCCACTACGGACTTGCCCCGAAACAAAGGAAATGCCACGGTTGGATCGTCTTTAACATTTACCGCGTTTGGCAACGACATCGACAACGACAACATCACGATTCAGGCCGTTGGGCGTGGATTTACACTGGCACAGGCAGGAATGACGTTTGGTTCAGCATCTGGGGTTGGTAAAGTTGCCCAACCGTTTACCTGGAAGCCATCCTGCACCGATGCTACCCGTTCTGAATACATCGTGGATTTTATTGTAACCGATACCCGCTGCAATCGCAACCTACGCGACACCGTAACGGTCAATTTGGCGGCAGTTGGGTTACCCAGTAAACCGCCAACTGTTCGCACAACACTATCGCAACAGGTAGTCGAACTATCTGTTGGCCCTAAAGACTCGGTGAGCAGCACCTTCACAGTTATTGGCGATGATCCCGACCGGGACACAATCCGGCTAATGGCGGTTGGCCGGGGGTTTGACTATAAAGCCATGGGCATGAATTTTACCGATAAAACCGGCCCCGTGGCTCTCCAATCCTTATTCGGCTGGAAACCGACCTGCGAACTGATGGCCGGTAAGTCGGAAGCTACGTTTGTGGTTGACTTTATTGCCGACGACCGATCCTGTCAGCCGAAACATACGGACACCACAACGGTCATCTTTCATGTAAAAGATCCATCGGTGGTTGCCGACATTAAAGTTCCGAACGTTTTTACGCCCAATGGCGATGGTTACAATGATTTTTTTGCCGTCAATGGTCTACCCGAAAATTCCTGTGCTGAGCAGTTTAATAAGGTTGACATCACGAACCGTTATGGGCGAACGGTCTTTACCTCCAGCGACCCTAAATTTCGCTGGCTCGGCACGAATGACCCGGCAGGGACCTATTATTACCTCATCCAAACCACTACCCGAACGTTTAAAGGCCCATTGACGCTAATTCGATGA
- the rlmD gene encoding 23S rRNA (uracil(1939)-C(5))-methyltransferase RlmD, protein MRRKSHKAPERLYAVLVDAVAAEGKCIVRTEEGVIFVENPTGGPGVAPGDVVDLRITNKKKQYREAVAERIHEFSAVRTQPFCEHFGTCGGCKWQHIRYDEQLRFKHQQVVDHLTRIGKVQLPDIRPIMAAEPTQYYRNKLEFTCAEGRWITQAEVGTSQPVDPRAIGFHVPGRFDKVLPINHCYLQPDPSNAIRLAVADYAYQHDLTLYNLKVHTGFLRTLIIRTASSGQLMVTVQVAQDEPEMLNGLLSFLHTTFPQITSLNYIINTKKNDSYQDQEVINWGGKPYIEELMEAGSGPGGEPQPLTFRVGPKSFYQTNAQQAFNLYKVARDWAGLTGRERVYDLYTGTGTIALFVARQAQHVIGVEYVEASVADARVNAEINGITNTTFVAGDMRDILTDGFFDQHGRPDVVITDPPRAGMDEAVTRQLLKAAPERIVYVSCNTATQARDLGILDEGYRVADVQPVDMFPHTHHVENVALLVKR, encoded by the coding sequence ATGCGTAGAAAGAGTCATAAAGCCCCCGAACGGTTGTACGCAGTTTTGGTCGATGCCGTTGCAGCCGAGGGCAAATGTATTGTACGTACCGAAGAGGGCGTAATTTTCGTCGAAAATCCAACGGGCGGGCCAGGGGTTGCTCCCGGCGACGTGGTTGACCTCCGAATCACGAACAAAAAAAAGCAATACAGGGAAGCTGTTGCTGAGCGTATACACGAATTTTCGGCGGTCAGAACACAGCCTTTTTGTGAGCATTTTGGCACGTGTGGCGGTTGTAAATGGCAGCATATTCGGTACGATGAACAATTGCGGTTCAAACACCAGCAGGTTGTCGACCATTTGACCCGAATTGGTAAAGTGCAATTGCCCGATATTCGCCCGATTATGGCGGCTGAGCCGACCCAATATTACCGCAACAAACTTGAATTTACGTGCGCCGAAGGACGATGGATAACGCAGGCCGAAGTGGGTACCAGCCAGCCTGTCGACCCCAGGGCTATTGGGTTTCATGTGCCGGGCCGGTTCGATAAAGTATTGCCGATCAATCACTGTTATCTGCAACCCGATCCGTCGAATGCCATCCGGCTGGCCGTTGCCGACTATGCGTACCAGCATGACTTAACTTTATATAACCTGAAAGTTCATACGGGCTTTCTGCGGACGCTCATCATTCGAACGGCTTCCTCCGGCCAGCTCATGGTGACGGTGCAGGTTGCACAGGATGAGCCGGAAATGCTGAATGGATTGCTTTCGTTCCTGCACACCACTTTCCCACAGATCACGTCGCTGAACTACATCATCAACACCAAGAAAAACGACAGTTATCAGGACCAGGAGGTTATCAATTGGGGGGGTAAACCTTATATTGAAGAGTTAATGGAAGCGGGTAGCGGTCCTGGCGGGGAGCCGCAACCACTGACCTTCCGGGTTGGACCCAAATCATTTTACCAGACCAATGCCCAACAAGCGTTTAATCTCTATAAAGTTGCCCGCGACTGGGCGGGACTGACTGGTCGCGAACGGGTTTATGATCTATATACCGGAACGGGCACCATCGCCTTATTCGTTGCCCGGCAGGCGCAGCATGTGATCGGTGTCGAATACGTCGAAGCCTCCGTAGCCGATGCCCGTGTCAATGCCGAAATAAATGGGATCACCAACACGACGTTTGTAGCGGGCGATATGCGCGACATCCTGACGGATGGCTTTTTTGATCAGCATGGCCGTCCGGACGTAGTGATCACCGATCCACCCCGAGCGGGCATGGATGAAGCTGTAACCCGTCAACTGCTGAAAGCGGCTCCTGAGCGTATCGTGTATGTCAGCTGTAATACGGCTACCCAAGCGCGTGATCTGGGCATTCTGGATGAAGGGTACCGGGTTGCCGATGTGCAGCCAGTCGATATGTTTCCGCATACCCACCACGTAGAAAATGTGGCTCTGCTGGTGAAACGATAA
- the dnaB gene encoding replicative DNA helicase encodes MENNARPNQHLRKPSAFAGGRQQAGNHWLDTGLGKLPPQALDLEEAVLGALMIEKDALSSVVDILKPETFYKESHQRIYNAILTLFGNSDPIDLLTVTNQLRKTGEIEIVGGGGFVAELTFRVNSAANIEYHARVISEQALKRALIAMSSTILRDAYEDTTDVFELLDRTEQSLFKISESNIKKNYADMSTIVRMALNELETKKNQEGLTGVPSGFTNLDRVTSGWQPTELIILAARPAMGKTAFVVSALRNAAVDHGKPVAIFSLEMSSVQLVNRLISAEAEIDSEKIRKGTLAPHEWTQLHHKIQRLTEAPIFIDDTPALSILELRAKCRRLKAQHDIQMVVIDYLQLMSGDTSGRGGGNREQEIASISRALKNLAKELNVPVIALSQLSRAVETRGGDKKPQLSDLRESGSIEQDADMVCFLYRPEYYNITQDENGNSTAGIGEVIIAKNRSGSLDTIQLRFINKFTKFCDLDSYFEPVPTQGFSPDTNGLSSFDSPPMGNVFKSKANDRSNFGNADPAQETPF; translated from the coding sequence ATGGAAAATAACGCACGCCCTAACCAACACCTTCGCAAACCCTCGGCCTTTGCCGGAGGCCGTCAGCAAGCAGGCAATCACTGGCTCGATACGGGGCTTGGTAAACTGCCGCCACAAGCGCTCGATCTGGAAGAAGCGGTGTTGGGTGCGTTAATGATCGAAAAAGATGCCCTCTCATCGGTCGTTGATATTCTTAAGCCTGAAACGTTCTATAAGGAGTCCCATCAGCGTATTTATAATGCAATACTGACTCTATTCGGCAACTCCGATCCGATCGATCTGCTAACGGTTACCAATCAACTTCGCAAAACAGGAGAGATTGAGATTGTCGGTGGCGGTGGATTTGTCGCTGAATTAACATTCCGGGTCAATTCGGCAGCTAATATTGAATATCACGCCCGCGTCATTTCAGAACAGGCGCTGAAACGGGCGCTGATCGCGATGTCGTCTACGATTCTGCGCGATGCCTATGAGGACACGACCGATGTGTTTGAACTCCTCGACCGCACGGAGCAATCGCTCTTCAAGATTTCGGAATCGAACATCAAGAAGAACTACGCCGACATGAGCACCATCGTCCGGATGGCCTTAAATGAACTGGAAACCAAGAAAAACCAGGAAGGGCTAACCGGAGTACCCTCAGGATTTACAAATCTGGACCGGGTAACGTCGGGCTGGCAACCCACCGAATTAATCATTCTGGCGGCCAGGCCAGCCATGGGTAAAACGGCGTTTGTGGTTTCGGCGCTCCGGAATGCGGCCGTCGATCATGGCAAACCGGTTGCCATTTTCTCGCTGGAAATGTCGTCGGTCCAGTTGGTTAACCGTCTTATTTCGGCTGAAGCCGAGATCGATTCCGAAAAAATCAGAAAAGGAACACTGGCTCCGCACGAATGGACGCAATTACACCACAAAATTCAGCGGCTGACCGAAGCACCCATTTTCATTGATGATACCCCTGCCCTATCCATTCTGGAACTGCGGGCAAAATGCCGTCGTCTGAAAGCGCAGCACGACATTCAGATGGTCGTTATCGATTACCTTCAGCTGATGTCGGGCGATACATCGGGGCGTGGTGGTGGCAACCGCGAACAGGAAATTGCGTCGATTTCACGGGCGCTTAAAAACCTGGCGAAAGAACTGAACGTGCCGGTTATTGCACTGTCGCAGTTGAGCCGGGCCGTTGAAACGCGCGGTGGGGATAAAAAACCACAGCTTTCTGACCTTCGGGAATCAGGATCTATCGAGCAGGATGCCGACATGGTCTGCTTTCTTTACCGTCCTGAATATTACAACATTACCCAGGATGAAAACGGCAACTCGACCGCTGGTATTGGAGAAGTAATTATCGCTAAAAACCGAAGTGGTTCGCTCGATACAATCCAGCTCCGCTTCATTAACAAGTTCACCAAATTCTGCGATCTGGACTCGTATTTTGAACCCGTTCCTACACAGGGATTCAGTCCGGATACAAATGGATTGAGTAGTTTCGATTCACCACCAATGGGTAACGTATTCAAGAGCAAGGCCAACGACCGCTCCAACTTCGGCAACGCAGACCCAGCTCAGGAAACGCCTTTTTAA
- a CDS encoding PhoH family protein, with translation MVEKVITLDNVSLIDFLGVENHNIKEVAAAFPMSKIISRGNEIRIKGTTPEITRISDILDSLMEHYQKYGKITQENVQNYISHSGQPLGSNGGILPVLPDDDEVLVYGNRGVVVRARTDNQKRLVEAAEKYDLVFAIGPAGTGKTYTAVAIAVRALKNKEVKKIIITRPAVEAGENLGFLPGDLKEKIDPYLRPIYDALDDMIPAEKLKFYTENRIIEIAPLAYMRGRTLNNAFILLDEAQNTTPMQMKMFLTRMGPSSKAIITGDRSQIDLPNRQKSGLIESVEILKSIKEIAFVELDGRDVVRHRLVREIITAYEKAGQ, from the coding sequence TTGGTCGAAAAAGTCATCACCCTCGACAATGTCTCGCTCATCGACTTTCTGGGCGTAGAGAACCACAACATTAAAGAAGTGGCTGCTGCGTTCCCTATGAGCAAAATCATTTCACGCGGTAACGAAATCCGGATCAAAGGCACTACGCCCGAGATTACCCGCATCAGTGATATCCTGGATTCGCTGATGGAACATTATCAAAAGTACGGCAAAATCACTCAGGAAAACGTGCAGAACTACATCAGTCATAGCGGTCAGCCTCTTGGTAGTAACGGGGGAATACTGCCTGTGCTACCCGATGATGATGAAGTGCTCGTTTATGGCAATCGTGGCGTCGTCGTACGCGCAAGAACCGATAACCAGAAACGTCTGGTTGAAGCGGCCGAAAAGTACGATCTGGTATTTGCCATCGGTCCGGCCGGTACAGGTAAAACCTACACCGCTGTTGCGATTGCGGTCAGGGCGCTCAAAAATAAGGAAGTAAAGAAAATTATCATTACGCGCCCCGCCGTTGAAGCAGGTGAAAATCTGGGCTTTTTGCCGGGTGATCTCAAGGAAAAGATAGACCCTTATCTGCGGCCTATTTATGATGCACTCGATGATATGATTCCGGCTGAAAAGCTGAAGTTTTATACCGAAAATCGAATCATCGAAATCGCTCCACTGGCCTACATGCGTGGCCGAACGCTCAATAATGCGTTTATTCTGCTCGATGAAGCGCAGAACACGACGCCGATGCAGATGAAGATGTTTCTGACCCGGATGGGGCCATCGTCGAAGGCGATCATCACCGGTGACCGATCACAGATTGACCTGCCCAATCGGCAGAAATCAGGACTTATTGAATCTGTTGAGATTCTGAAATCGATAAAGGAAATCGCTTTCGTCGAACTTGACGGTCGCGATGTTGTGCGGCATCGGCTTGTGCGGGAAATTATCACAGCATATGAAAAAGCAGGGCAATAG
- a CDS encoding M43 family zinc metalloprotease, with the protein MKKQGNSLTNTFLRTDWLWLAGSFMYFLMSPAWAQIPSDTDLKRCGTSDYEKMVLQVRNPNRLQQINELNRRIQEAESNGSSLRQAADETVYRIPIVVHVVHSNASGQIGGANNPNISDEQIASQIQVLNEDYRRKEGTNGFNSSTIGADAKIEFFLATTDPNGQPTTGITRHYYAQKSSFDIFSDDVLLSQIAYWPSDRYLNIWVTTLQNNYLGYTQFPTAADTIKGLPGDSNEFVDGSMIDYRYFGRKIGTVTSSTYSLGRTATHEIGHWLGLIHTWGDGDGCAEDYVADTPPTKSPNQTTQCRTTYSTCVNGKQTRDLTEDYMDYSPDACMNLFTKGQVDRMRAVLQFSPRRVKLLRSVAALPETETLTINLYPNPAAADPTVDVQLKGFQSFSVELFDMSGRQLRALNYADAPSTRVTIPIGGLSTGLYVLRVKTGNETSSKRLLIQ; encoded by the coding sequence ATGAAAAAGCAGGGCAATAGCCTGACGAACACATTTCTAAGAACCGACTGGCTATGGCTGGCCGGTTCTTTTATGTACTTTCTGATGTCGCCAGCGTGGGCACAGATACCAAGTGACACGGATCTAAAGCGGTGTGGCACCAGCGATTATGAAAAAATGGTTTTGCAGGTTCGAAACCCGAACCGACTTCAGCAAATTAATGAACTGAACCGCCGAATTCAGGAGGCAGAATCGAACGGTAGTTCGCTTCGACAGGCCGCCGATGAGACGGTTTACCGGATTCCAATTGTTGTTCATGTGGTGCATAGTAATGCATCCGGCCAGATTGGTGGGGCTAACAACCCGAATATTTCTGATGAGCAGATTGCCTCTCAAATTCAGGTTCTTAACGAAGATTATCGTCGTAAAGAAGGCACGAACGGCTTTAATTCGAGCACGATAGGTGCCGATGCAAAAATTGAATTTTTCCTCGCGACAACAGACCCGAATGGTCAGCCAACGACGGGGATTACCCGACATTATTACGCCCAGAAATCATCATTTGATATTTTTTCGGATGATGTACTCCTTTCGCAGATTGCCTACTGGCCAAGTGACCGCTATCTGAACATCTGGGTAACAACCTTACAAAACAACTACCTTGGCTATACCCAGTTTCCGACGGCGGCTGATACGATCAAAGGGTTGCCTGGTGATTCGAATGAGTTTGTGGATGGCTCGATGATCGATTATCGGTATTTTGGCCGAAAAATAGGTACAGTAACCAGTTCTACCTACTCGCTGGGTCGTACGGCAACCCATGAAATCGGCCACTGGCTGGGGTTAATTCATACCTGGGGCGATGGCGATGGGTGTGCCGAAGACTACGTGGCCGATACTCCTCCAACAAAATCACCGAATCAGACGACGCAGTGCCGAACTACGTATTCGACCTGTGTGAATGGGAAACAGACTCGTGATCTGACTGAAGATTACATGGATTATTCACCAGATGCGTGCATGAATCTGTTTACGAAGGGGCAGGTCGATCGGATGCGGGCCGTGTTGCAGTTCAGCCCGCGCCGGGTCAAACTTCTCCGGTCGGTAGCAGCTCTGCCTGAAACAGAAACATTGACCATTAACCTGTATCCAAACCCGGCTGCGGCTGACCCGACTGTGGATGTGCAGTTAAAGGGGTTTCAGTCGTTTTCGGTTGAGCTTTTTGACATGAGTGGCCGGCAGTTACGTGCACTTAATTACGCCGATGCACCCAGTACGCGTGTAACGATTCCCATCGGTGGATTATCGACTGGCTTGTACGTCTTACGGGTCAAGACGGGTAATGAAACCTCCAGCAAACGGTTACTTATTCAGTAG
- a CDS encoding GNAT family N-acetyltransferase, with translation MIAVLAISNPKDLEIAFSIRRTVFVEEQKVRSEEEYDEFESTSTHFLARADGEPCGTARWRRTSNGVKLERFAVLQAFRGQGVGKALVRAVLDDVFSQQPEPIERIYLHAQLTAMPLYADFGFVPVGPMFEEAGIQHYKMVLPGSAYTKE, from the coding sequence ATGATAGCAGTTTTAGCGATATCGAATCCTAAGGATCTGGAAATTGCTTTTTCCATCCGGCGAACCGTTTTTGTTGAGGAGCAAAAGGTGCGATCTGAGGAGGAATATGACGAATTTGAATCAACCAGTACACATTTTCTAGCTCGCGCCGATGGTGAACCCTGCGGTACAGCCCGCTGGAGACGCACATCTAACGGTGTTAAGTTAGAGCGTTTCGCCGTACTTCAGGCGTTTCGGGGGCAGGGTGTTGGAAAGGCGCTTGTTCGGGCCGTACTTGATGATGTATTTAGCCAACAGCCCGAGCCGATCGAACGTATTTACCTGCATGCTCAGTTAACGGCCATGCCACTTTACGCGGATTTTGGGTTTGTACCCGTTGGACCGATGTTCGAAGAGGCCGGTATTCAGCACTATAAAATGGTATTACCCGGTTCAGCTTATACGAAAGAATGA